In Rhodopirellula islandica, one DNA window encodes the following:
- a CDS encoding MMPL family transporter — MKTSATQRFSRQVIAHAHWIVLGWVVVAIFCKTFSPSWKQVALDGDFEYLPATQTSVAGGQLLDAAFLGTRARSQMVVTLSRADQDLTKTDRLIGLDLIRRLYHRLGEVAWQRALQLHENGEEKTAERWWNVATQALDQAIEIDSQFYESLGDRVPETSPTPYEPRLAIAYWDRGNLLGLQMANEPSVAPNPPGSTPKTKPDQPEDETSSISENTARVAEDLEAALVLDSDLPMSVLPISKRPLKDWEPLLDIYSWEDRTLGSQLKTPRARLAVLTLSSELAATGNIELLEQLQEIVDQTIAYSHAYLTDEERAKSGSPELLVTGSAAIGGQTLSAARSAIQYTEWFTVVMILLLLAIVYRAPLLVAVPLFSIAVAVMVSTAAVTFLTQVSQAGWVPGLDVQIYTTSRIFVVVILFGAGTDYCLFLIARLREEAAQSPWPVACRKALTQVSGALIGSAMTTIVGLGMLWFADFGKFHHTGPIIAVCLSIGLLVCMTLTPACLSLLGPKVFWPTSAGHVSREPRIQLIGNRSVNDKESSPGDWLWNWMAIQLTRRPMVTLLIGLALLLPPAWVGFQNERTVTYDISGQLPASASTRQGMRVLDREFGIGQLAPISVLMLSEKPMPEAQQKETLQTITQALYQTEGVSAVRHRNDPLGDFPPDREMSLLSSEAWRRRALQNHRLTQLHFVSSMPEYADRLIRLDVIIHEDPFSESAGNDLKQIEDTIAEQTAAFDQAGLKIDAYYAGTTPSIVDLREVTLSDTFRIKLAVIAAVFAVLVLVIRRVALSIYLIGTVLLSYYTTLGLTYLFFRFLHGPTFPGLDWKLPIFLFVILVAVGQDYNVYLVTRILEEKRKLGSLAAVRRAVARTGGIITACGLVMAATFISMTASSWWPWITHSLASLSSDPAASLGAPIASQPTTLRGITELGFALGLGVLLDTLYVRTVLVPSFVVLHDRWRKSSSSQRFQRSNGSATD, encoded by the coding sequence ATGAAAACCAGCGCCACCCAACGATTCTCTCGACAGGTCATCGCACATGCTCATTGGATCGTTTTGGGCTGGGTCGTCGTTGCCATTTTCTGCAAGACGTTTTCACCTTCCTGGAAACAAGTCGCGCTCGACGGCGACTTTGAATACCTCCCCGCAACCCAGACCAGCGTCGCGGGAGGGCAATTGCTTGACGCAGCCTTCCTGGGCACGCGCGCTCGCAGCCAAATGGTGGTCACCCTTTCACGTGCCGACCAAGACCTGACCAAGACCGATCGCCTGATCGGACTGGACCTGATTCGCCGTCTGTATCACCGCCTGGGCGAAGTCGCCTGGCAACGCGCCCTGCAGCTTCACGAAAACGGCGAAGAGAAAACTGCCGAACGGTGGTGGAACGTCGCCACTCAGGCTCTTGATCAAGCGATCGAAATCGATTCGCAGTTCTACGAATCACTCGGTGATCGCGTTCCCGAAACCTCACCGACTCCCTACGAACCACGACTGGCCATCGCCTACTGGGATCGAGGCAACCTGCTCGGGTTGCAAATGGCAAACGAACCATCGGTTGCACCGAATCCTCCCGGCTCCACCCCCAAGACGAAACCGGACCAACCGGAGGATGAAACCAGTTCAATCTCCGAAAACACGGCTCGTGTCGCCGAAGACCTCGAAGCCGCCTTGGTTCTGGACTCGGACCTGCCGATGTCAGTGCTGCCGATTTCCAAGCGGCCGCTGAAGGACTGGGAACCGCTGCTGGACATCTACAGCTGGGAAGACCGCACGCTCGGTTCGCAGCTCAAAACCCCACGCGCCCGATTGGCGGTGCTGACTCTATCCAGCGAACTGGCGGCCACCGGCAACATCGAATTGTTGGAACAACTGCAAGAGATCGTGGATCAAACGATCGCCTACAGCCACGCTTACTTGACCGACGAAGAACGAGCCAAATCTGGATCGCCTGAACTGCTTGTCACTGGCTCGGCCGCGATCGGCGGGCAAACGCTTTCCGCCGCTCGGTCCGCGATTCAGTACACCGAGTGGTTCACGGTGGTGATGATTCTGTTGCTGCTGGCCATCGTGTACCGAGCCCCGTTGTTGGTCGCGGTGCCACTGTTTTCGATCGCCGTCGCGGTGATGGTGTCGACCGCCGCGGTCACGTTTCTGACGCAAGTCTCGCAAGCCGGCTGGGTGCCCGGGCTGGACGTGCAGATCTACACGACCAGCCGCATCTTTGTGGTCGTGATCCTGTTTGGTGCCGGCACGGACTATTGCCTGTTCTTGATCGCTCGTTTGCGAGAGGAAGCCGCTCAATCGCCCTGGCCCGTCGCCTGCCGAAAGGCACTCACGCAGGTCAGCGGTGCCCTCATCGGCAGCGCAATGACAACGATCGTTGGCTTGGGCATGCTCTGGTTTGCCGACTTCGGGAAGTTCCATCACACCGGTCCGATCATCGCCGTGTGTTTGTCGATTGGGTTGCTGGTTTGCATGACGCTGACGCCTGCCTGCTTGAGCCTGCTGGGCCCCAAGGTCTTTTGGCCCACATCAGCGGGTCACGTCAGTCGGGAACCGCGGATTCAATTGATCGGCAATCGCAGCGTCAACGACAAAGAGAGCTCGCCCGGCGACTGGTTGTGGAACTGGATGGCGATCCAACTCACACGTCGACCGATGGTGACGCTCTTGATCGGTCTGGCATTGCTGCTGCCGCCGGCTTGGGTTGGTTTCCAAAACGAACGCACCGTCACCTACGACATCAGCGGCCAGTTGCCTGCTTCGGCGAGCACCCGACAAGGCATGCGAGTGCTCGATCGTGAATTTGGCATCGGGCAACTCGCACCGATCTCCGTGCTGATGCTGTCTGAAAAACCCATGCCGGAAGCACAGCAGAAAGAAACCCTGCAAACCATCACGCAGGCTCTCTATCAAACCGAAGGTGTCTCCGCCGTTCGGCACCGCAACGACCCGTTGGGTGACTTCCCACCGGATCGTGAAATGAGTTTGCTCAGCAGTGAAGCGTGGCGACGTCGAGCACTTCAAAACCATCGTTTGACTCAGCTTCACTTTGTGTCGTCCATGCCGGAGTACGCCGATCGGTTGATCCGTCTGGATGTGATCATCCACGAGGACCCGTTCAGTGAATCCGCTGGCAACGATCTCAAACAGATCGAAGACACCATCGCGGAGCAGACCGCCGCGTTCGATCAAGCTGGACTCAAGATCGACGCGTATTATGCAGGCACGACCCCGTCCATCGTGGACCTCCGCGAAGTCACGCTTTCGGACACGTTCCGAATCAAGCTCGCGGTGATCGCCGCGGTATTCGCAGTCTTGGTTCTGGTGATTCGCCGAGTGGCATTGTCGATCTATCTGATCGGCACGGTTTTGCTCAGCTACTACACCACGCTCGGACTGACGTACCTGTTCTTTCGATTTTTGCACGGACCAACATTTCCCGGGTTGGACTGGAAACTGCCAATCTTCCTGTTCGTGATCCTGGTGGCCGTGGGGCAGGACTACAACGTTTATTTGGTCACTCGGATCCTGGAAGAGAAACGCAAACTCGGTTCACTCGCCGCGGTCCGCCGCGCGGTGGCTCGAACCGGTGGAATCATCACCGCCTGCGGCTTGGTGATGGCGGCCACGTTCATCAGCATGACGGCGTCATCCTGGTGGCCCTGGATCACCCACAGCCTGGCTTCCCTGAGCAGTGACCCGGCCGCCTCACTGGGCGCCCCAATCGCCAGCCAGCCGACCACACTGCGAGGGATCACCGAACTCGGTTTCGCACTCGGACTCGGTGTCCTGCTGGACACCCTTTATGTGCGAACCGTGCTCGTGCCCAGCTTTGTCGTGCTTCATGACCGATGGCGAAAATCATCGTCTTCCCAACGTTTTCAAAGGTCAAACGGGTCTGCAACCGATTGA
- a CDS encoding secretin N-terminal domain-containing protein → MGFTGCRGPSRRILRPATGVLLVLFLSSSLLAQGPTVIRTADGKTIVTGGPQPSPGGRPPGAPPPGAKPGGKDGEKKEGQDGEGKPPESAAPKVIRRDSIDAKSSDPNELKATVGDDGRVGFRFRNQGWVDLVRWLSDISEQPIDWQELPGDTVNLISPDRLTVAETADLINRHLLARGYTMLDLEGGIAIVKTDAVNPGMVRRVEVSELDQLEDHRYVRTMLDAGWLSAEKLSEELKAMLSSAGKIIPLATTNRIEVMDVAVNLRQVAHLLAEERDAASRDALAPEFRLRHIPAEEAKSMLEQFLGVEKKESAPMSQQQMQMMQRMQQMQQQQGNKGGEAKGDAEISIVANTRQNSVLVRAPLDRVAIAAEFIKRIDVPGGSLRSLTDATSRVDVFRLVSLDPEKLIEIAQEMNVLEPTTRIRVDKENAAVIVSGSAADRFIIKSLIERLDGGKRRLEVLQLRRLGAAEVAESIAFLMGQELADEDDNSRSRYSYYGWGGNNDDKEKEKDKFRVTANVAYRQVLLWANETEMEEVRSLLIKLGELPPPGGSERTMRVIEASATPETLEYLQRLQTRWQQLSGTELVLPDAEEFKDPIEVIGDEREADGESEDKDDQSEAEAEEAPAVILPPETELTQLNPATEKLTWVNAVSDDTPTNDTQPEEASPGTIAPPATTTTVATKPASSKPKIEIKLDPAGNLILRSDDTEALDRLEELMLQVTPPRRPYHVFRIRYASVSFVALDLEDYFAEDDEDKDDDADRFYRYFFNDNESDKKGPTGLGASGKLKFVPNSDTGTLIVTGATGQQLQTIEELIRLWDVPEPVNPRKVRFTKLIHIQYGSASKIADTVKDAYRDLLSSNDKAFQGGGGGKRGGAQNASNRESGSGLEDSESGKDGGGQDFSFNGKLSMGVDEIGNTLLISAEGESLLDLIAEMVDKLDVAAKPGGDVEIINLSGGVSAEAVQQALAALGVASETRPSRDRDSNDRRRDNNDSPRRRPSRD, encoded by the coding sequence ATGGGATTCACCGGTTGTCGGGGACCTTCCCGGAGGATTCTCCGTCCCGCCACCGGCGTTCTCCTGGTGCTGTTTCTGTCGTCGTCCTTGCTCGCCCAAGGCCCCACGGTGATCCGAACCGCTGACGGAAAAACAATCGTCACGGGTGGCCCTCAACCAAGTCCGGGCGGACGACCGCCCGGCGCCCCACCTCCGGGTGCCAAACCAGGCGGCAAAGACGGGGAGAAGAAAGAGGGCCAAGACGGTGAAGGCAAACCGCCCGAATCAGCCGCCCCCAAAGTCATTCGTCGTGACAGCATCGACGCCAAGTCATCGGACCCCAACGAACTCAAGGCGACCGTGGGTGACGATGGCAGAGTTGGATTTCGATTCCGCAATCAAGGCTGGGTCGACTTGGTGCGTTGGCTATCCGACATCTCCGAGCAACCCATCGACTGGCAAGAACTCCCTGGCGACACGGTCAACTTGATCAGCCCCGATCGCTTGACCGTTGCCGAAACGGCGGATTTGATCAACCGTCACCTGCTCGCCCGCGGCTACACGATGCTGGACCTGGAAGGTGGCATTGCGATTGTCAAAACCGACGCCGTCAATCCTGGCATGGTTCGGCGAGTGGAAGTCAGCGAACTGGATCAACTTGAAGACCACCGCTACGTTCGCACCATGCTCGATGCCGGTTGGCTGTCAGCTGAAAAGCTTTCCGAAGAACTCAAAGCCATGCTCAGTAGCGCTGGCAAAATCATCCCGCTGGCAACGACCAATCGCATTGAGGTGATGGACGTTGCAGTGAACCTGCGACAAGTCGCTCACTTGCTCGCCGAAGAACGGGACGCGGCCAGTCGAGACGCGTTGGCACCGGAATTCCGTCTGCGGCACATCCCTGCCGAAGAAGCCAAGAGCATGCTCGAACAATTCCTCGGCGTGGAGAAGAAAGAATCCGCCCCGATGTCGCAGCAACAAATGCAGATGATGCAGCGAATGCAACAGATGCAACAGCAGCAGGGCAACAAAGGTGGCGAAGCAAAAGGTGATGCTGAAATCTCCATCGTCGCCAACACACGACAGAACTCCGTGCTCGTTCGCGCCCCGCTCGACCGAGTGGCCATCGCCGCTGAATTCATCAAACGCATCGACGTCCCCGGCGGATCGCTTCGCAGTCTGACCGATGCAACCTCGCGGGTCGATGTCTTTCGATTGGTTTCGCTGGATCCTGAAAAACTGATCGAAATCGCTCAGGAAATGAACGTGCTCGAACCCACCACACGAATCCGAGTCGACAAAGAAAACGCAGCGGTCATCGTTTCGGGCTCCGCTGCGGACCGCTTCATCATCAAGTCATTGATTGAACGACTCGATGGCGGCAAACGGCGATTGGAAGTTTTGCAACTGCGACGCCTCGGTGCCGCTGAAGTTGCTGAATCCATCGCATTCTTGATGGGTCAAGAACTTGCAGACGAAGACGACAATTCACGATCGCGGTACAGCTACTACGGCTGGGGCGGCAACAATGATGACAAAGAAAAAGAAAAGGACAAGTTCCGAGTCACAGCCAATGTCGCCTACCGCCAAGTCTTGCTGTGGGCCAACGAAACAGAAATGGAAGAGGTCCGGTCACTGCTGATCAAACTCGGTGAACTTCCACCTCCCGGCGGCAGCGAACGAACGATGCGAGTCATCGAAGCGTCGGCGACCCCCGAAACACTGGAGTACCTGCAACGCTTGCAAACACGCTGGCAACAACTTTCAGGAACTGAATTGGTGCTGCCGGATGCCGAAGAATTCAAGGATCCGATCGAAGTGATTGGTGATGAACGCGAAGCGGACGGAGAGTCCGAAGACAAAGACGATCAATCAGAAGCTGAAGCCGAAGAGGCTCCCGCTGTCATCCTGCCACCTGAAACAGAACTCACGCAGCTCAACCCAGCCACCGAAAAATTGACTTGGGTCAATGCGGTTTCGGATGACACCCCAACGAATGACACGCAGCCCGAAGAAGCATCGCCTGGGACAATCGCCCCGCCCGCAACGACAACCACCGTTGCTACCAAACCCGCCTCATCCAAACCCAAGATTGAAATCAAACTGGACCCAGCCGGCAATTTGATCCTCCGCAGTGACGACACCGAAGCACTGGATCGACTGGAGGAACTGATGCTTCAGGTCACTCCACCACGTCGGCCCTACCATGTGTTCCGCATTCGCTATGCGTCCGTGTCCTTTGTGGCTCTCGATTTGGAAGACTACTTCGCCGAAGATGACGAGGACAAGGACGACGATGCCGATCGCTTCTATCGCTACTTCTTCAATGACAACGAATCAGACAAGAAAGGCCCGACGGGATTGGGCGCGTCGGGGAAACTCAAGTTTGTTCCCAACTCTGACACGGGAACCTTGATCGTCACTGGCGCCACTGGTCAGCAACTGCAAACCATTGAAGAGTTGATTCGGTTGTGGGACGTCCCGGAACCGGTCAACCCTCGCAAAGTTCGATTCACGAAACTGATTCACATCCAGTACGGCAGCGCCTCAAAAATTGCCGACACGGTCAAGGACGCGTACCGCGATTTGCTCAGCAGCAACGACAAAGCCTTCCAAGGTGGCGGTGGCGGCAAACGGGGGGGCGCACAAAACGCCAGCAATCGTGAAAGCGGGTCGGGCCTGGAAGACAGCGAGAGCGGGAAAGACGGCGGAGGCCAGGATTTCTCCTTCAATGGCAAGCTTTCCATGGGGGTCGATGAGATCGGCAACACCTTGCTGATCAGCGCCGAAGGTGAGTCGCTGCTTGACTTGATCGCCGAGATGGTCGACAAGTTGGACGTTGCCGCGAAACCGGGAGGCGACGTTGAGATCATCAATCTCAGCGGAGGTGTCTCGGCCGAAGCCGTCCAGCAAGCCCTGGCAGCTTTGGGAGTTGCATCGGAAACGCGTCCTTCCAGGGATCGCGATTCCAATGATCGTCGGCGCGACAACAATGACTCCCCGCGTCGCCGTCCCTCTCGCGATTAA
- a CDS encoding TlpA disulfide reductase family protein — protein MTRFLTLPVSWTRKALLGAACGAAFLAGGVAAQAEPTLTIGSKAPALDIEHYIHEELGKFGPVTKFEEGKIYVVEFWATWCGPCIQSMPHLVELQERYRDQGVQIVSISDEDLETVEGILERDYPGKEGVTFAELTSAYTLTVDPDGSSTDDYMRAANQNGIPAAFLVGKTGVIEWIGHPMSIDEPLEQVIEGTWDREAFKEQMARQERLEEAMQKVNRLAGEGNFDDAIKVIDKVLEEFEGADDEMSQSVRQQLTQFKYGLRLDSGDLSEDVMTYFRGQLKEAKGNPQAMAQFSYGLMSSIQQGAEVGKLADETLVALNAEIEGADPQIQPLMHVLVAQMNASLERFDAAMEAQKKAIEKSEGRQKERMEGMLEELQELAGQGATAEEPAEEKEDSPEEGE, from the coding sequence ATGACTCGTTTTTTAACGCTCCCCGTCTCATGGACACGTAAGGCTCTGTTGGGCGCTGCCTGTGGAGCTGCTTTCTTGGCCGGTGGCGTTGCGGCTCAAGCCGAACCAACGTTGACCATTGGATCGAAAGCACCTGCACTCGACATTGAGCATTACATTCACGAAGAACTGGGCAAATTCGGTCCGGTCACCAAATTTGAAGAAGGAAAGATTTACGTCGTCGAGTTTTGGGCGACGTGGTGTGGGCCTTGCATCCAAAGCATGCCTCACTTGGTTGAGTTGCAAGAACGTTACCGCGATCAGGGCGTTCAAATCGTCAGCATCTCCGACGAAGACCTGGAAACCGTCGAAGGCATTTTGGAGCGTGACTACCCCGGCAAGGAAGGCGTCACGTTTGCTGAGCTGACTTCGGCGTACACGTTGACCGTCGATCCCGATGGTTCGTCCACGGACGACTACATGCGTGCCGCGAATCAAAACGGGATTCCTGCTGCCTTTTTGGTTGGCAAGACCGGTGTGATTGAGTGGATCGGCCACCCCATGAGCATCGACGAGCCCTTGGAACAAGTCATCGAAGGCACTTGGGACCGGGAAGCGTTCAAAGAGCAAATGGCTCGCCAGGAACGCTTGGAAGAAGCGATGCAAAAGGTCAATCGTTTGGCCGGAGAAGGAAACTTCGACGACGCGATCAAAGTCATCGACAAAGTGCTCGAAGAGTTCGAGGGTGCCGACGACGAGATGAGCCAATCGGTTCGTCAGCAACTGACCCAGTTCAAATACGGTTTGCGTTTGGATTCCGGTGACCTTTCCGAAGACGTGATGACGTACTTCCGCGGGCAACTGAAAGAAGCCAAGGGCAACCCACAGGCCATGGCGCAGTTCTCCTACGGGTTGATGTCATCGATCCAGCAGGGAGCTGAGGTTGGCAAATTGGCCGATGAAACGTTGGTTGCACTGAACGCTGAAATTGAAGGTGCGGACCCGCAAATCCAACCCTTGATGCATGTTCTGGTCGCCCAGATGAACGCATCGTTGGAGCGATTCGACGCGGCGATGGAAGCCCAAAAGAAAGCCATCGAGAAATCCGAAGGCCGTCAGAAGGAACGCATGGAAGGCATGCTCGAAGAACTCCAAGAGCTTGCCGGCCAGGGTGCCACCGCTGAAGAACCAGCGGAAGAGAAAGAAGACTCGCCGGAAGAAGGTGAGTGA
- a CDS encoding sugar ABC transporter ATP-binding protein — translation MSQDLAGSPDQPSRLRLSGISKRFGSTQALSNVSMEVAGGQAVAVIGENGAGKSTLMKVLAGILPPDQGQIELDDQVLAWSGPRDAIEAGIALIHQELNLHDNLSVAENLFLGREPSRFGLLDRAKLRRTASLWLERVGLSVSPDAPVGPLPIASKQLIEIARALSTNARVVIMDEPTSSLSEEESLRLFELIERLREEGVAILYISHRLHEIIRLADRVEVLRDGEHVETLAKQDITQDAMVRAMVGRDLTRRAHGATKECLEPRLTVSGLKIGSSAAPPVDLQVFGGEVVALVGLVGAGRTEIVETIFGVRERFGGEILVDSQPLRGGVDDAIAAGLALVPEDRKRTGLLLQSSVGDNATIVWMSQEGVFRSRKAERATAAELIDRLRVKTASQEIEIASLSGGNQQKVALAKWLAGDVKVLMLDEPTRGVDIGAKSEIYEVIDQLASQGMGVLVVSSEMEEVFAIADRVMVISDGCVAGELTRSELTEEAIMRLAVAKGEPASGTDSPARSSQPAQG, via the coding sequence GTGAGTCAGGATCTGGCGGGCAGTCCCGATCAACCGTCTCGTTTACGGTTGTCGGGGATCAGTAAACGGTTTGGCTCCACCCAAGCTCTGTCGAACGTGTCGATGGAAGTGGCGGGGGGACAAGCCGTTGCGGTGATTGGTGAAAATGGTGCCGGCAAGAGTACCTTGATGAAGGTGCTGGCCGGGATCCTTCCGCCGGATCAAGGGCAGATTGAACTGGACGATCAAGTGCTCGCTTGGTCCGGTCCCCGCGACGCCATTGAAGCTGGCATCGCGTTGATACATCAAGAGTTGAATCTGCATGACAATCTGAGTGTTGCCGAGAATCTGTTTCTCGGCCGCGAGCCCTCTCGGTTTGGTTTGCTTGACCGAGCAAAACTGCGCCGAACCGCGTCGCTTTGGCTGGAGCGTGTTGGGTTGTCGGTGTCCCCGGATGCCCCCGTGGGACCGCTTCCGATTGCTTCGAAGCAGTTGATCGAAATCGCGCGAGCTTTGTCGACCAATGCTCGCGTCGTCATCATGGATGAACCCACCAGCAGCCTCAGTGAAGAGGAATCGTTGCGGTTGTTCGAATTGATCGAGCGTCTGCGGGAAGAAGGGGTTGCGATTCTGTACATCTCGCATCGCTTGCACGAGATCATCCGCTTGGCGGATCGAGTCGAGGTGCTGCGTGATGGGGAACACGTTGAAACGCTGGCGAAGCAAGACATCACGCAAGACGCGATGGTTCGTGCGATGGTGGGGCGTGATCTCACACGACGCGCTCACGGGGCCACGAAAGAATGTCTTGAGCCGCGGCTGACGGTCTCTGGATTGAAGATCGGTTCGAGCGCGGCACCGCCCGTCGATCTCCAGGTTTTTGGCGGCGAGGTAGTCGCCTTGGTGGGGTTGGTCGGAGCTGGACGGACCGAGATTGTGGAAACCATCTTTGGCGTTCGCGAACGATTTGGCGGAGAGATCTTGGTGGATTCGCAACCGCTCCGAGGTGGCGTGGATGATGCGATCGCGGCTGGGTTAGCACTGGTGCCGGAAGACCGAAAGCGAACCGGGCTGTTGCTTCAGTCCAGTGTTGGAGACAACGCAACCATCGTCTGGATGTCGCAGGAAGGTGTGTTTCGCAGCCGAAAGGCGGAACGGGCGACAGCGGCGGAGTTGATCGATCGGTTGCGGGTGAAGACAGCTTCGCAAGAAATTGAAATCGCATCCTTGTCCGGTGGAAACCAGCAAAAAGTGGCTTTGGCGAAGTGGTTGGCAGGCGATGTGAAGGTCTTGATGCTCGACGAGCCAACACGAGGCGTCGACATTGGCGCAAAATCTGAGATCTACGAAGTGATCGATCAGTTGGCGAGCCAAGGGATGGGCGTGTTGGTGGTCAGCAGTGAGATGGAAGAGGTGTTCGCGATTGCCGATCGAGTGATGGTCATCTCCGATGGTTGCGTCGCGGGAGAATTGACTCGATCGGAACTGACCGAGGAGGCCATCATGCGTCTCGCAGTGGCGAAGGGGGAACCCGCCTCAGGTACCGATTCGCCCGCTCGTTCCAGTCAGCCAGCTCAAGGTTAA
- a CDS encoding ABC transporter permease → MRGKNFGIFALLIAIVVVATWLEGNFVAAANLKTLIRDTSLYGLISIGVAMVIITGGIDLSIGSLIALCGVMMVQVIDVRYERYDSVGSIVEIERPEDGDTRLRMDAVMDPIRAGDRMVYAGAFSESQVYLTGEVTQDGNVWLTTGNPVRSLQPGTAVSMERIRYTNPLLACGLVLLAGALIGALHGLLVTRAHLQPFVVTLCGLLVYRGLARVWTGDDQVGLGSALADFKATVTGNVFEFPLPLVAKLSGASESWSEWTWIAFPFTGVLLILVAFVAWVFLEHSVAGRHLLAVGENEEAARFSGIRTERLIVMAYVVSGLLAALAGILFLLEWNSVQPGSSGNFYELYAIAAAVLGGCSLRGGRGAVFGVIAGAAVMRCLYKAIVVLGIEQQWEMVIIGGALLASVLFDEIWRRYQLWKSAKSVATS, encoded by the coding sequence ATGCGTGGCAAAAATTTTGGCATCTTCGCGTTGCTGATCGCGATTGTGGTCGTCGCAACTTGGTTGGAAGGCAACTTTGTTGCCGCTGCCAATTTGAAGACGCTGATCCGTGACACCAGTTTGTACGGGTTGATCTCGATTGGTGTGGCGATGGTGATCATCACCGGCGGCATCGATCTGTCGATTGGATCGTTGATCGCTCTGTGCGGGGTGATGATGGTTCAGGTCATCGACGTACGCTATGAACGATACGATTCGGTCGGGAGCATCGTGGAGATCGAGCGACCGGAGGATGGTGACACGCGTCTTCGCATGGATGCGGTCATGGATCCGATCCGCGCCGGCGACCGAATGGTTTACGCGGGTGCGTTCAGCGAGTCGCAGGTTTACCTGACGGGCGAAGTCACCCAAGACGGCAACGTGTGGTTGACGACTGGGAACCCGGTGCGTTCCTTGCAGCCCGGAACCGCGGTGTCGATGGAGCGGATCCGCTACACCAATCCATTGCTGGCGTGTGGACTGGTGTTGCTGGCGGGTGCGTTGATCGGCGCCTTGCACGGGTTGCTTGTGACTCGGGCTCACCTGCAACCGTTTGTGGTGACGCTCTGCGGTTTGTTGGTCTATCGCGGCTTGGCCCGCGTTTGGACCGGCGACGATCAAGTCGGATTGGGCAGCGCGTTGGCCGATTTCAAAGCGACGGTGACAGGCAACGTGTTCGAATTCCCGCTGCCGTTGGTCGCGAAGTTATCAGGGGCATCGGAGTCGTGGTCCGAGTGGACTTGGATCGCATTCCCGTTCACGGGAGTGCTTTTGATTTTGGTCGCGTTTGTGGCCTGGGTGTTTCTGGAACACAGTGTCGCCGGTCGCCATCTCTTGGCCGTCGGCGAAAATGAAGAGGCGGCCCGCTTCAGTGGCATTCGCACCGAGCGTTTGATCGTGATGGCGTATGTGGTCAGCGGGTTGCTGGCGGCACTCGCGGGGATCCTGTTTCTGTTGGAGTGGAACTCGGTGCAACCCGGTTCGAGCGGCAATTTCTACGAGCTTTACGCCATCGCCGCCGCGGTGCTGGGCGGGTGTTCGCTGCGTGGTGGTCGCGGCGCCGTGTTCGGCGTGATCGCAGGTGCGGCGGTGATGCGCTGCCTCTACAAAGCCATTGTGGTCTTGGGCATTGAGCAGCAGTGGGAGATGGTGATCATCGGCGGAGCGCTGCTAGCCAGCGTGCTGTTCGATGAGATTTGGCGACGTTACCAGTTGTGGAAGTCGGCCAAGTCGGTGGCCACGAGCTAG